The genomic interval atttcatttattttcatactacaagccgacttcatccgcgtggaataaatcccgcgggaactccgggataaaaatataatagcctatatgttattctaggtcttcagctacctacataacaaatttcatcgttatcggttcactagattttgcgtgaaagagtaacaaacatccataccatttacatataatatcagTATGATTGTGACTTTATCGGAGTCGGCTTAGAGTAAAGCTTGAGTGTTAAGTATTTTcacatgttaaaaaataaaataatggtaattgaattaaattgttaGTGTCTTGGTGTTCTTGAGTATCTTTTATTTGAACCTATGTGTATGTACTGTAGTAATTTTTCTATAGATACCTATGGGTTAtcttataatgataaaaaattgcaCGTTTTTGAAATCCACCCGTTACTTAATCTTACATTCATAGGTTCTTAACTATTTCTTCATTGAGATCACATAAAATGAAGGGACGCCTCGTGTTAACGTAGTTGATATCTAAAATGAAGAGGGCCTTTTTcgatttttcaaattatatgaatttatgaTCACATCAATGCTATTAGGGAATACTCGAACGAGAATTCATGACCTTTTTGTTTAAACTATATGAAAGATAAAGGGTAGATCGCCTGTAATAGGTTTGGGATTcgattttatgaatttatttttcaatagataATTGTCCTTGGCTGTTTTGATAGCACATacaatttagaataaaaaatgaaaaactttGGTTGTTTACAAGATTGGAtatttcataacattatattagttttgtttaaaaagcttttttaataaaattcattataatacataaattaagttatatatCATCAGTCCCTAGGTGTAAGCTGAGAAATTACTTATGACAATAAACTATGAAACATGAGTTAATGTTACAACAAGATCGGCATTGCAACGCTTACCTACTAACCAGTCAGTGTCTTCAAAAGGAAAAtagaacttgggattcttctttaaggtgatgggttagcctgtaactatttgaatctcaattcgatatATAATCTCAATACAATTACATGTAGCCTTTCCAGGCAGTTCCAGGCAGttgtctttgtctaccccgtaacggaCTTGACCTGACCTAACCTAAGACCTGAAAAaacgtatgtataataaattcacAAGTCaaggtttatttatacaagCATTTCAACACTTACAATGCAGCCAATGACTTCTATTTCACCGCGATTACTCATCCgcttacatttacatataaaacgaactttttccttgtgttcaacataaaaaaattcagcCGCGCGATCCGTCGAGCGGTTTCTTTATAGCTGTCATTATTCAACAAGGAAGTTTGGACCACCTGAGCAACCTCTCCGCGCAATCTCCTGCATTGCAGTCATACATTTATATCACACCGAAGATAGAAAATGCTAGTAAAATTTGACTGCAGAAACATCGGCTGAATTTGAATGCgcaaacatattaaaattcgATTTGACGTACATTGTATGTTGGGTCTTAAATCTGGTTGTATGCACATGGTCCTCATTTCTATATTCtttccatactaatattttatttacgttaAATCATTTGATAGTAACAAAGTAATATTGAAATACATGTTAATATTCTGTACTCATTCCCagcatataatataaaatccaGGCAtggctatttattattattatacaaaaatcaatcttgaaaatataataccaaagtatttttgtataatataagttaatttataaatttgctACTACGAGTAAATTGatgttatcaaaatatttgccaCATTTTTACTAAATCGATCATGAAATATTTACCACTTGGTATCAAAATTCTCTAGAAGctacattttaatttctagATAGAAAAGAGCCTCTTTAAAACTGGAGAAAACAGTTATTTATTGAGTTTTCGATTGTGGTATATAATTTGATTCATTTGACATGCATataaaatcaaagaaaattaatatgacAATTCCATTTTCACACCTATTATTTTCTGCTTGGGAAAAGTATTTCAAATGTGAAATGCTTGTCACCGCCTATCATATTATTAGAGATCAAAGAggaatattagtataaaatcTTTGGTAACTCAAAAGTAGGTTAAAGTTACTTGCGAGCTTTTACCGTTGCAAGATACTTTACAAGAATAATTTTGACAGCAGGTATCTTGATTTACAATAtagtgtgatttttttttaaacgtacAATGTTTTCCGGTAGccatatttgttaaattttccaAAACTTAAACCTTTCTTATGTTTCAGATTTGATATTTACTCTCAGTTACTTGTAAGGAGTTATTTGAAACTCAGCATTGAATTAAAAGACGCTATTTGTCTCGCTCTTTTAGTAAGTTAAGCTACtcaaattaagaatttttcaCTCTCTATTCCTTAGTTACTTTTaattcgttatttttttaattctttccaTTACGCATTATTTTAAACCAcagaattataatttataacatcaaCAATTAATTGCTTTCATATCAAATATTAAcgactaaattattatttacagaaagacaaaaatataataggttTAACTTGTTACAATATAAGTACAGTAAGCATTGGTAAACGTATTATTAAACCACTttgatgtatatgtataattttttatacagtttattcgtcaatttattaaaacaattagtAAGTGTCGCGTTCGGGACAACTGCTTCTTTCACAattgtattttgaaatatttcagaGGCGTACTTTGTGTTGGTAGCATTGCATAGGAAAACCAAAACCATGAGTTTACCACCTTTCGAAGAccttttcaaacaaataaaaaccaaCTTTTGGCTTTTTGGAATCCCTTATGACCAACCCAAAATTCATATCAGATTCTTCATTTTGATTATTGGTCTGTTGCTTATGGCAACTGAAGAAATCTTGTTTCTTGCTTCGAAAATATCCACTGAAGATTTGTTAGTAATAACCCAACTGGCTCCATGCTGTTGTATCGGCGTTCTGTCTTTTTTAAAAGCGGTGTGCCTTGTtccaaaaagaaacaaaatattcagCCTCACGCAAAGTCTGAAAGTTTTATACATCGATTCGATAAAAGAGATGGAAAAACGAGAAATAATACGCgataacataaattttgtCTCACTTctgagtaaatatttttttctgttgaaTGCTGTACTGATTTCGGTGTATAATTTTTCCACGCCGCTTTTCATTTtgtatgattatataaagacCAATGAAATTGTATTTCGGTTGCCATACGACGTAATAGTTCCATTTCGCGTTGACAGATGGTCAACGTGGTCAGTGGTATACATTCATTCTATATCAAGCGGTAAGTTCGTTCTGCCcttttctgtttttgttttaaatttttctctgCTTGTATTTCGAACTTAGATTATTATAACTAGGGTTGCCATCtctaaaatttggaaaaccgGACAAGACGCGTGAAAACCCCGGATTTTAGAGTCCGAAAGCCATGTtaacaaaatcttttaaacatatacaatGCAATGCAAAAgacatttgaatattaaacaaCAAATCAGAACATTTCTAAAGTTTAGACCTACAGCAATGTAAGCGgcccaaattttttttatttattaatattttaaaacccgGTCTACAAATGAAAACTTCCCCGGACGCTCCCCGGATGCCCTCTAAACTAGGACAAATCCGGCGAAACCCGGACGGATGGCAACCCTAATTATAACCGATACCTAGTACTTTTGCTTCACGACACGTGGTTGCTAGCtaataaattgtgtaattCTTGCTATAACTTGCTCCAATTTCTTTCAGGTTTTATCtgcgtattattttttacaactaTTGATATTCTTTACTGTATCCTTACTTCACACATTTGCAATAATTTTGCCCTCATTTCGAatgatttgttaaaaattaattgtgaaaacgtaaacaatcttaaaaatatcatcaaacaACATCAGCATATCATACAGTAAGTTGAGTAAATTTTTAGTGGCtgtatacctatgtattttaatataattatttttttccattagGACCGATCCTCTGGgaaagcatttttttatactcaAGAGTATTATAGGAAACCAACATAGAgctaaatcaataaaacatGTTTCGCAAAGATTTTCGGCATACTAATATCTGGATACCTTAAGAAAAGTTTGTAGAAAATCCATCAAATATGCAGTCAGTAACGCAAAAGAACTCACATTCAAATTAATGACATCTATATTTTAATAGCTGTCTCTTTGTTTCAGACTATCTCAAGAACTGGAGGACATTTTCAGTTTACCAAATCTTTTCAATGTGTTGGTGGGTTCGGTTGAAATATGTGCACTTGGATTTAATttaactgtatgtatgttagttttagtttcaatttataaaataatgttaataataaaataatgtttttaaaagctCTCCGTTTGGCAGCCCATTGTCGACCACAGCCTATTATTTCCCTCTTAATCATAATACGAGTAGTtgttaaagttaattaaaatgtgaccgttttctctgtctaccccgcaagggtaatagacgtgattatatgtatgttaattaaaatgtagcAACTACAAATTCAAGATTTACAAAAtctacatgaaataaaaatgttttttacaaGTTGTTTTAAtgcttttgtaaaaataaagaaatatggacatgtttgtttatttatcatgATAATTTTCAGATGGGAAGCTTGACTCAAGTGCCTGgctgtgttttatttttgtcgtcAGTTCTGCTTCAAATATTGATGATGAGTGTTTTCGGTGAAAACCTTATTAGAGAGGTAATTGTGTCATAATCTTGTTATTATAATCTCGGTAATGTTAATTTCATTCCCTTCTTCACAGCGAGTAATTAACGGTACGAGAAACTTCAGGAAGATAATGACCAGAATGATTCCACtattttggaaaatattatctatacatataataaaacagtaaaaatattttgtctgtacatttagtattttcgactgaaatggatagagcgacacttagaataaaaaatagaatgcaaatattttttttgtctgtctgtgtgtctgtctgtacgtatgatcacgcttatctccgaaagtattgaaccgatttatttaaaactttcactAAATAATTTGACTTTGACTTTGACTTTGACCAATTGctatgttttaactcagaaaaacatttaaagtttgtttcatcaaaatcggttcactaaaaaaagttatcgtcatttgaatgaaaccTAGGCATGAGTTGCCTGAAAATAGGTTacgaaatttgaaattcaaattttttttactaaaaatattttttttgtgttgtttgtatattttattttttatttcacattattgTAGATTcaattcgaaatttacgcggacgaagttgcgggcaacagctagtattatatgAACGGCAAAGTCCTACCTGtcacctattttattttataaatatatagtttttgCAATTTTCCAGAGCAAAAATGTTGGAGATGCCGTTTACTTTAGCGAGTGGCATAAACTAGATGTAAAGACAAGGAAAATGATACTTATCATTATCACTAGGTAAGGTATTAACTATCTAGTGCTCATCATAGCCTATCGACAATTGCATTTTCAGCTGCTGGTCTCAAAGCTCAGTAGCCGCTAGATAAAGCTTACagttaattatacttaaatcATGCTGTGAAGTATAAGGAAATGTATCATATTAATGACATAAACTTTTGACAAAGGGATTAACAGAAATACACATGATTATATAGGTTCGAATCCTTCCCAACTTACAAGGCATCCGCAGCCACTTATCAGtgactatttaattttattgatgtacattattttgattactAGTTGCCCATTGGTTCGAAAAAATatcgtttttaattttaattatacttaatcCCAATTATCAACATTGAGTATACATTTTCAGAGCCCGCAGACCCCAAATATTAACCGCTTATAAGTTTTCTACGATTTCTTATCAAAGCTTTTCTAAGGTAAGACGTtgttgtacctatataataaactattaaGAGTCTCACATGCATAATTacaaagctttttttttttcgaaaaaatTGGCAGACAATATATTTTCACTTTCCCTAATCCCTGCATATCATTGGTTTATGGTACTCGTGATCTGATATTTTACTAAAACGTTCtcaatttgataaaaatatactatcatgatatttttttgtttggatATAGAATTAGGAATAAGAAATAGTTACAGACACTAGTCTaagcctttttttaatataagcgcacactttgtattttctttgatatcatacaaacaaagaacataataacatataatgTATGAGTacggtttcttttttttagataatcaGCTCTTCGTGGTCATATTTCACAATACTGAAAACAGTGTACAAGCCACCTGAAAATACTTCAACATAGAAGAATATGGAGAAAGctacatttgttatttttcttataggaGATAGTAATCTCATCACTTAGTCACACAAGTTTGCAAATTCAAAAAGATCCAATGATCTTAATCCTGAGGGCAGTAAATTCCAGTATTGtccacaaaatataaaaaattaaaacagagcaaatgtttcttttttattcctcTTCTGGTATCGCGAGCAGTCAAACCACATTTAAGTTTTAGTATTTTGAGCTGTCTGCAGTTCATAGctcatataaaacaaaaaagaaagaaatcaaattaatccTGGCCAATCACtcttttcttttcaagactgttggctctgtctaccctgcaagggatatagatttgaatatatgtatgtatgtatgtaataaataaaactgagaATAAATCAAGATTTTATTTCGGAATCCATTTCGATTAGTAGGGGTATCGTCGGCGGGTGCTCAGGCGGTATCTTCCTTGTCTGCAATGAAAGAATTAAGTGTAAGTACTAAAACAGTGTTATCTAATTAATCAACATGTTAACAATATCAGTGATTACTTATTGATTGATTCACGCATTGATTCCACATGAAGTAATAAAGTGATCGTTCATGAAATAATGTTATGTAATTACAAAGtacttatttagttttataatcatcaagcaaaattttgaaatattgtcacgacattataaataattagccAAATATGACGTAGTAACCTATTTTTTAGCagatttccttttttaggtGTATAcctaattacaaataaataggttCAAACCATTTAATGATgactaagttttatttataaaatttttcatattaaaccggtaggtatgtaaaataatctATTTAAATAGTGCATTCAACTTCTAGGCGAGCGTCGGTGATCGAAttcgtgatgcgcagaaaggcgcAGAAATACCACCTcgaccatgtaccaatgactattttcaaagttatgttcattagtttgaatactaaccgatgctctaacggtgagggaaaacatcgtgagaaaaccatGTGTAAccaaccatggatccaatacgggttaggtttaaccgcaaaggttgcggaggtcagatagtAGTTGCTTCGTGTCACTTGCCTAATCTAAgatccatagtcaaaggcctacctcgggctcctctctagagaggtgaGGGTGAAAACGGGACAAAAACCAGGAGGTAGAAGTGCATTCCACTTCTATGACAGAACTCCGAATAACAAGCTCAGACTATAAGGACATGTTCAAATTTTAACTCCTATCATCTATACCTCCGGTGTCAAATTATTGCTCAACGTGGGGCTGATTACAATGCTGTATCTTTATCAAAAATCGGCATGAAAtccattaattattttcattagtttATAATGAtagattaaattattcataatatacctaattttaagattacaaaatgataaaattttgctgTCATAAATCGCAAATTTGTTgaaaacatatgtacatacatacatatatataatcccgtctatatcccttgcagggtagacagagccaacagtcttgaaaagactgatacgtcacgtttagctgtttggctttatgatggaattgagattcaaatacagacaggttgctagcccatcgtctaaaagaagaattcctagtttataatcctttaccttagtcgccatttacgacatccatgggaacgagatagagtggtcctactctttttttggtgccgggaaccacacggcacatttgttgaaaatataactctttataatttctaatagaagaaatgaataaaatgacaCATTAGAAAACTGCAAATGGACTCATTGAAATTCTTCATTGAAGTGACGTAAAATACGAAACCGATTTAACCAAGTAAATTAGACaagctatttttattaaattaatattaggtATTTGTCGTTTCAATaattctaaattatatttgtatgtggAAGACTTAGAGATAATCGCGTCTTACCTAATTGAacaattgaaaaacaaaacctCTGTGTTGATAGTTAAGTCACCTCttaagtaaacaaaaaagtcGTGATAAATATAGAAAGTAGCTGAAACTTACCCAAATTTGATCAAATCATCATTGCCCATGCGGAATTCTCCTCCACGGCACGTGTTGAGGGTAATCTGGAGAGAGCTTGAGCATTCTCTGCCGACCAAATGGTCGTAAGAGACTGTCGCGGCAAAGAACTCCCAGGCACGGTTGTGGTCACAGATGTAAGTGAGACAGCCAGGTTGTGAGTTTCCACCGTTATGGAAGAAGTCAGTGTTGAtatgaaaacaattaattggttccatatcaaatattaacgactaaattattatttacagaaaaagaaaatataatagattGAACTTGTTACAGTATAAATACAGTAAGCATTGGTAAACGTATTATTAAACCACTTTGATGTATACCTCCACGtatgaatttatttcaatgcaataaatttttaaacagtttatttgacaatatattaaaacaattggTAAGTGTCGCGTTCGGGACAACTGCTTCTTTCACAATTGGATTTTGAAATAGTTCAGATGCGTATTTTGCGTTGGTAGCATTGAACAAAGCCAAACCAAAACTAAAACCATGAGTTTACCACGTTTTGAAGAc from Amyelois transitella isolate CPQ chromosome 16, ilAmyTran1.1, whole genome shotgun sequence carries:
- the LOC106129583 gene encoding odorant receptor 4-like — its product is MSLPPFEDLFKQIKTNFWLFGIPYDQPKIHIRFFILIIGLLLMATEEILFLASKISTEDLLVITQLAPCCCIGVLSFLKAVCLVPKRNKIFSLTQSLKVLYIDSIKEMEKREIIRDNINFVSLLSKYFFLLNAVLISVYNFSTPLFILYDYIKTNEIVFRLPYDVIVPFRVDRWSTWSVVYIHSISSGFICVLFFTTIDILYCILTSHICNNFALISNDLLKINCENVNNLKNIIKQHQHIIQLSQELEDIFSLPNLFNVLVGSVEICALGFNLTMGSLTQVPGCVLFLSSVLLQILMMSVFGENLIRESKNVGDAVYFSEWHKLDVKTRKMILIIITRARRPQILTAYKFSTISYQSFSKIISSSWSYFTILKTVYKPPENTST